In Pseudoalteromonas marina, a genomic segment contains:
- a CDS encoding carbon-nitrogen hydrolase family protein, giving the protein MTNLAKPNNHNIYALQMCSGLNADDNIAELKKALNTLPATRPLLICLPEAFLVFSKSGHDTLLIAKHIEQYKRQISQLCKHHNIWLSAGTIPEPYNNTKYYAASHLYNNQGECVATYNKIHLFDVNVDDKTGSYRESDFTQAGSDVVVVESPFGKLGLTICYDLRFSGLFTALVRKGAEVILVPSAFTMVTGQVHWQPLLAARAIETQCYVVAAAQYGAHENGRQTYGHSIIISPWGNTLSNLPSGTGFISANADLEQLKKIRRDMPVQSHQRFREHLL; this is encoded by the coding sequence ATGACTAATTTAGCGAAGCCTAACAACCACAATATATATGCTTTGCAAATGTGCTCTGGTCTAAATGCTGACGACAATATTGCAGAGTTAAAAAAAGCATTAAACACACTTCCCGCAACACGGCCATTGCTTATATGTCTCCCTGAGGCCTTTTTGGTGTTTAGCAAAAGTGGTCACGACACGCTGTTAATAGCTAAACATATTGAGCAATACAAACGTCAAATAAGCCAGTTGTGTAAACACCATAATATTTGGTTAAGCGCAGGGACAATTCCTGAGCCTTACAACAATACTAAATATTATGCCGCCTCACATTTATATAATAATCAGGGTGAGTGCGTTGCAACGTATAATAAAATACACCTATTTGATGTAAACGTAGATGATAAAACGGGGAGTTACCGCGAATCCGATTTTACCCAAGCTGGTAGCGATGTGGTTGTGGTTGAATCCCCCTTTGGTAAACTAGGTCTAACAATATGTTATGATCTGCGTTTTAGTGGCTTATTTACTGCGCTTGTGCGTAAAGGCGCAGAGGTTATTTTGGTACCAAGTGCATTTACAATGGTTACAGGCCAAGTACATTGGCAACCATTATTAGCGGCGCGAGCGATAGAAACCCAATGTTATGTCGTTGCTGCAGCCCAATATGGCGCACATGAAAATGGCCGACAAACGTATGGTCACAGTATTATTATTTCACCCTGGGGTAACACTTTAAGTAATTTACCCAGCGGTACAGGTTTTATTAGCGCTAACGCTGATTTAGAGCAGTTAAAAAAAATTAGACGAGATATGCCTGTGCAGTCTCATCAACGATTTAGAGAGCATTTATTATGA
- the tldD gene encoding metalloprotease TldD — MNSVEQHLLHDSQLNREELEKTLAYIHQHKVDYADLYFQSSHHESWVLEDGLVKEGSYNVERGVGVRAVSGEKTGFSYSDAINLEALNKAATAARSIADAGEDKAIKVFSDVSAKVQFAPHQPISSMSDSDKVSLLRELENYIRELAPDAEQVISSMSAVYEEVLIAASDGTFATDIRPLIRLNCSVLLEKNGRRERGGAGGGARLDYGYFKELVNGKPRWMEFAQEAVRQAKVNLEAIDAPAGTMEVVLGNGWPGVLLHEAVGHGLEGDFNRKGASAFSGKVGQKVASELCTVVDDGTMADRRGSLNVDDEGTPAAYNVLIENGILKGYMQDKLNARLMGVNPTGNARRESYAHLPMPRMTNTYMLGGEHSQADIISSVKKGVFAPNFGGGQVDITSGKFVFSASEAYLIENGKITQPIKGATLIGNGPEVMQQISMVGNDLALDKGVGVCGKDGQSVPVGVGQPSLKIDQLTVGGTT, encoded by the coding sequence ATGAATTCGGTTGAACAGCATTTATTACACGACAGCCAGCTAAATAGAGAAGAGCTCGAAAAAACGCTCGCCTACATACATCAGCACAAAGTAGATTACGCCGATTTATACTTTCAATCGAGTCATCACGAGTCGTGGGTACTTGAAGATGGCCTAGTAAAAGAAGGCTCTTACAATGTAGAGCGCGGAGTTGGCGTACGTGCAGTAAGCGGCGAAAAAACGGGCTTTTCATATTCAGATGCTATCAACTTAGAAGCGCTTAACAAAGCGGCTACAGCAGCTCGCAGCATTGCCGATGCAGGCGAAGATAAAGCTATTAAAGTATTTAGCGATGTATCAGCAAAAGTGCAATTTGCACCGCATCAGCCAATTTCAAGTATGAGCGATAGCGATAAAGTTAGTTTATTACGCGAGCTTGAAAACTACATTCGAGAACTCGCCCCCGATGCAGAGCAAGTAATTAGCTCTATGTCAGCAGTATACGAAGAAGTATTAATTGCAGCCAGTGACGGTACATTTGCTACCGATATTCGCCCGCTTATTCGTTTAAACTGTTCAGTATTGCTTGAAAAAAATGGCCGTCGTGAGCGTGGTGGCGCAGGCGGTGGAGCACGTTTAGATTACGGCTATTTTAAAGAGCTGGTAAACGGTAAACCACGTTGGATGGAGTTTGCACAAGAAGCTGTACGCCAAGCTAAAGTCAACCTAGAAGCCATTGACGCACCAGCTGGCACTATGGAAGTGGTATTAGGAAATGGTTGGCCAGGTGTACTTTTACACGAAGCGGTAGGCCATGGCCTTGAAGGCGACTTTAATCGTAAAGGCGCATCAGCGTTTAGCGGTAAAGTAGGCCAAAAAGTAGCTTCTGAGTTATGTACCGTCGTTGACGATGGCACCATGGCCGATCGTCGCGGCTCTCTAAACGTAGATGATGAAGGCACGCCTGCTGCATATAACGTGCTTATCGAAAACGGTATTTTAAAAGGCTACATGCAAGATAAGCTAAACGCACGTTTAATGGGGGTTAACCCAACCGGAAATGCGCGTCGTGAGTCGTATGCGCACTTACCTATGCCACGCATGACAAATACCTATATGTTAGGTGGCGAGCATAGCCAAGCCGATATTATCAGTAGCGTTAAAAAAGGCGTGTTTGCACCTAACTTTGGTGGCGGGCAGGTTGATATTACCTCGGGTAAGTTTGTATTTAGTGCATCAGAAGCGTACTTAATTGAAAACGGTAAAATTACTCAGCCGATTAAAGGCGCAACACTTATTGGTAATGGCCCAGAAGTAATGCAGCAAATATCGATGGTTGGTAACGACTTAGCACTTGATAAAGGTGTTGGTGTTTGTGGTAAAGATGGTCAAAGTGTTCCGGTAGGCGTTGGTCAGCCTAGCCTTAAAATTGATCAGCTAACGGTCGGTGGAACAACTTAA
- a CDS encoding mechanosensitive ion channel family protein, translating into MITDILLHPFLVSIVMLSFALGLKVLVDKLARNRAEKKDKDIRYIAHNIKHFINFVLVLSLLFVWSTEIQNFALSIAAFAVAIVLATREFIQCVIGFFYLVTTRPFRVGDWVQVGEYYGEVAETDWIKTTMHEIDMHTYQFSRKTIYIPNNKLITSPIKNLNYVKRFATHSFSIVRKESFNPYPIYDTLSVKAKMYCEEFEELATRYNSIIERKLDAKISGPAPEIHFGTTELGEFKARFTLFCPTEQALDIEHKLTECFMALWYEEEMKHKIALSGVNNQATSS; encoded by the coding sequence ATGATTACTGATATATTGCTACACCCGTTTCTTGTTTCAATTGTTATGCTTAGTTTTGCACTTGGATTAAAAGTACTTGTTGATAAATTAGCGAGAAACCGCGCAGAAAAAAAAGACAAAGATATTCGCTACATTGCGCATAACATTAAGCATTTTATTAATTTTGTGTTGGTGTTGTCGCTATTGTTTGTGTGGTCGACTGAAATTCAAAATTTTGCGTTATCTATCGCGGCCTTTGCAGTTGCCATTGTTTTAGCCACTCGTGAGTTTATTCAATGTGTTATTGGCTTTTTTTACTTAGTCACTACACGCCCATTTAGAGTTGGCGACTGGGTGCAAGTCGGTGAATATTACGGTGAAGTAGCAGAAACAGACTGGATAAAAACAACCATGCATGAAATAGACATGCACACTTATCAATTTTCAAGAAAAACGATTTACATACCTAATAATAAACTCATCACCAGCCCAATTAAAAATCTAAATTATGTAAAACGCTTTGCAACACATAGCTTTTCTATTGTTCGAAAAGAGAGCTTTAACCCTTACCCAATTTACGACACGCTCTCGGTGAAAGCTAAAATGTACTGCGAAGAGTTTGAAGAGCTCGCCACTCGTTATAACTCGATTATTGAGCGAAAACTAGATGCAAAAATATCGGGCCCTGCACCAGAAATACATTTTGGAACAACCGAATTGGGTGAGTTTAAAGCGCGCTTTACGCTATTTTGCCCAACCGAGCAGGCACTGGACATAGAGCATAAACTCACTGAGTGTTTTATGGCGCTATGGTATGAAGAAGAAATGAAGCATAAAATTGCGTTAAGCGGAGTAAATAACCAAGCAACTAGCTCATAG